In Streptomyces sp. NBC_01707, a genomic segment contains:
- a CDS encoding peptidoglycan-binding protein, protein MRRAFAAAVALALPIALAGAPAVAASDGASATAIVATTQGAHKLKHPTNFVTQGPADVCNYTKRRPSLHQGSSGRTVQQAQCYLNRAIGAGLDEDGDFGRLTDSATRDFQECAEIVVDGRIGAQTWSFLSFWANASGGPFC, encoded by the coding sequence ATGCGACGTGCGTTCGCCGCCGCAGTAGCTCTAGCTCTCCCAATTGCCCTTGCAGGAGCGCCAGCTGTCGCGGCATCCGACGGCGCTTCTGCGACCGCCATAGTGGCCACCACTCAGGGCGCACACAAGTTGAAGCATCCAACAAACTTCGTGACTCAGGGGCCGGCCGACGTTTGCAACTACACCAAGCGTCGGCCGAGCCTCCATCAGGGGTCATCCGGGCGGACGGTCCAACAAGCCCAGTGCTACCTGAATCGGGCCATAGGCGCAGGCCTAGATGAGGACGGAGACTTTGGCCGGCTCACGGATTCCGCAACAAGGGACTTTCAGGAATGTGCCGAGATCGTCGTCGACGGGCGCATCGGAGCCCAAACTTGGTCGTTCCTCTCCTTCTGGGCCAATGCCTCAGGTGGCCCCTTCTGTTGA
- a CDS encoding GNAT family N-acetyltransferase, which produces MIIETATPDDLARLLTFREEAAAWLSDLGTDQWRRPYPADKLLATIESGVVYMVRDGEVTAATITLTPEAEAGLWTDQELVERSIFVNKLTVARTHAGRDLGGQLLNWAADRAYRSGATWLRLDAWTTNKPLQHYYLRHGFTHVRTVTEGGAVNGGPRVSGWLAQRATAPECHDFDDLTSQLAVGCHEHQPPSTEGAT; this is translated from the coding sequence GTGATCATCGAGACAGCGACGCCGGACGATCTCGCCAGGCTGCTCACCTTCAGGGAAGAAGCGGCAGCCTGGCTCAGTGACCTCGGGACCGATCAGTGGCGTCGCCCGTACCCGGCCGACAAGCTACTCGCCACAATTGAATCTGGCGTCGTCTACATGGTCCGCGACGGGGAGGTGACAGCCGCCACCATCACGCTGACCCCGGAAGCCGAAGCGGGGCTGTGGACAGATCAGGAGCTTGTCGAGCGGTCGATATTCGTCAACAAGCTCACCGTCGCTCGGACCCACGCCGGCCGGGATCTAGGCGGACAGCTCCTCAACTGGGCGGCTGACCGAGCCTATCGCTCTGGCGCCACATGGCTCCGGCTCGACGCATGGACGACGAACAAACCGCTCCAGCACTACTACCTACGTCACGGCTTCACACACGTCCGCACGGTTACGGAGGGCGGCGCCGTGAACGGCGGCCCCAGAGTTTCCGGATGGCTGGCGCAGCGCGCAACAGCCCCGGAATGTCACGACTTTGACGACTTGACCAGCCAGCTCGCCGTTGGTTGTCACGAACACCAGCCCCCATCAACAGAAGGGGCCACCTGA
- a CDS encoding GntR family transcriptional regulator, producing MNKQPKYRQVADVLRREIDGGVYPPGTRLPSESELSSRFEASRNTVRSGLNMLVSEGLISSSQGLGYEVRKHDVFKLNASRFENLTFPQNGDAYSTDVTKAGRRPTQTFRVEMTLASEYVAERLKVDSRSTMVLRFCHRFVDDVPWSTQATYYPEWVAKDAPRLAEPGDVAEGTTRYLAGIGIEQAGYFDEIAARMPTPDEARLLDIGAGVPVLLWTRTGYSADKPVRCTITTFRGDLNRLNYEIGDLSARPESEPQ from the coding sequence ATGAACAAGCAGCCGAAGTACCGGCAGGTGGCCGACGTGCTCCGTCGCGAGATCGACGGGGGCGTCTATCCTCCGGGCACTCGCCTGCCCTCTGAAAGCGAACTCTCCAGCCGCTTCGAGGCATCCCGAAACACGGTCCGCTCCGGCCTCAACATGCTGGTCAGCGAGGGGTTGATCTCCTCAAGTCAGGGACTCGGCTACGAGGTCCGCAAGCACGATGTCTTCAAGTTGAACGCCTCCCGCTTCGAGAACCTGACCTTCCCGCAGAACGGCGACGCCTACAGCACGGATGTCACAAAAGCCGGCCGCCGACCGACCCAGACGTTCCGCGTGGAAATGACTCTGGCAAGCGAGTACGTGGCGGAGCGGCTGAAGGTCGACAGCCGGTCCACGATGGTGCTCAGGTTCTGCCACCGATTCGTAGACGACGTTCCGTGGTCCACCCAGGCGACGTACTACCCCGAGTGGGTGGCAAAGGACGCGCCCCGGCTCGCAGAGCCGGGTGATGTCGCAGAGGGGACTACTCGCTACCTTGCCGGAATCGGTATCGAGCAGGCCGGATACTTCGACGAGATCGCCGCCCGTATGCCGACCCCCGATGAGGCCCGACTGCTGGACATCGGCGCAGGGGTGCCAGTACTGCTTTGGACCCGCACGGGCTATTCAGCGGACAAGCCCGTTCGATGCACGATCACCACGTTCCGGGGCGACCTCAACCGCCTGAATTACGAGATCGGTGACCTTTCCGCCCGGCCGGAGAGCGAGCCACAGTGA
- a CDS encoding RRQRL motif-containing zinc-binding protein, with protein sequence MATEEYRWRMAPEGLATRRQLRAMGLRPGGQDVAAELQRPRRRRGPLVAYLYRIDHAKPVRPMTPARTAALAKAMRARRTCPNCRTDAGYCIPRSLGMCVTCDDIRRERSA encoded by the coding sequence ATGGCCACCGAGGAGTACCGGTGGCGGATGGCTCCGGAGGGTCTAGCGACCCGTCGGCAGCTTCGCGCGATGGGGCTTCGGCCCGGCGGACAGGACGTGGCCGCGGAACTCCAGCGGCCCCGGCGGCGTCGCGGCCCGCTGGTCGCCTACCTCTACCGCATCGACCACGCCAAGCCCGTACGCCCGATGACCCCGGCCCGTACTGCTGCGCTCGCGAAGGCGATGCGGGCTCGCCGGACCTGCCCTAACTGCCGTACGGACGCCGGGTACTGCATCCCGCGGTCGCTCGGCATGTGCGTCACCTGCGATGACATCCGAAGGGAGCGTTCAGCATGA